A portion of the Kwoniella newhampshirensis strain CBS 13917 chromosome 1, whole genome shotgun sequence genome contains these proteins:
- a CDS encoding mitochondrial 37S ribosomal protein uS4m has translation MPLRPYTTRNVFNHKRAIPRMSWSPENLFNIWQRTSTESPLRREHDFTRTNATPFQLRFIAKRLVRGYHGDHIGYTKFSRWYMPEKLPAIHNSSSSSSGSSTGGGMEVNKWVEGRERGGGRSGEEKRQKKKEKDSKAPIGTMLFADVERRLDVLIFRACFAQSVWEARRYVVQGHVKLNGQVVKNPNVMLEPGDMFTVDPQTIVMLRAAQSKPAPTSESESAAAAEESTETSGSEQVDSETSSSASSTPTPTPTPGPSSSGPTPSSHFHLPPYAQPHLFVPAYLLPSFLTCSAVYVRHPTARPGYSEIPSPYDAGGELMSLGWEYFKRSAPRMRKKTDKWPNPWGGYGKK, from the exons ATGCCGCTGAGACCGTATACCACTCGGAATGTGTTCAACCACAAGAGAGCTATCCCTCGTATG AGTTGGTCGCCTGAGAACCTGTTCAACATATGGCAACGTACTTCGACGGAATCACCCCTTCGTCGAGAACACGATTTCACCCGTACCAACGCGACGCCGTTTCAGCTGCGTTTCATCGCCAAACGACTGGTCAGAGGCTACCACGGCGATCATATCGGATACACCAAATTCTCAAGATGGTACATGCCCGAAAAATTGCCCGCCATCCATAattcatcctcgtcaagcAGTGGTTCTTCGACAGGAGGCGGAATGGAGGTCAATAAATGGGTcgaggggagagagagaggaggtggcAGATcgggggaagagaagagacagaagaagaaggagaaagacagTAAAGCACCGATCGGAACGATGCTGTTTGCGGATGTGGAGAGAAGACTGGACGTCCTGATCTTCAGAGCTTGTTTCGCTCAGAGTGTCTGGGAGGCGAGAAGATATGTCGTACAAGGTCATGTCAAGTTGAACGGACAGGTG GTCAAAAACCCAAATGTCATGCTTGAACCTGGAGACATGTTCACCGTCGATCCCCAAACCATAGTCATGCTTCGTGCCGCTCAATCAAAACCCGCACCGACATCCGAATCCGAAtccgctgctgctgctgaggAATCTACCGAAACTTCTGGATCAGAACAAGTCGATTCGGAaacatcctcttccgcaTCATCCACACCTACACCTACCCCTACTCCTGGCCCGTCATCTAGTGGGCCTACCCCATCATCAcacttccatctcccaccATATGCCCAACCACACCTCTTTGTCCCAGCCTATCTCCTCCCGTCATTCCTCACTTGTTCAGCAGTCTACGTCAGACATCCGACAGCTCGACCAGGTTATTCAGAAATCCCATCACCGTACGATGCGGGTGGTGAGCTCATGTCGCTTGGGTGGGAATACTTCAAAAGATCGGCACCgagaatgaggaagaagacggacAAGTGGCCGAACCCATGGGGAGGATATGGAAAGAAGTAG
- a CDS encoding Grx4 family monothiol glutaredoxin, with the protein MSFARLGLRTLRSLPSAQVSRSTNFLAQRRYLSAEARKLIDNAVSTNPLVVFMKGTPEAPQCGFSRAVCQILDVQGVPREQIKSYNCLEDQELREGIKEYSEWPTIPQVYIKGEFVGGCDILLSMHQSGELENLLIKEGLAPELPPDEPAAETKA; encoded by the exons ATGTCATTCGCTCGTCTAGGTCTGCGTACACTC cgttctctcccttctgcTCAGgtctcgagatcgacaaACTTCCTCGCTCAACGAAGATACCTGTCTGCCGAAGCTAGGAAGCTGATCGACAAT GCAGTCTCAACCAACCCCCTCGTTGTGTTCATGAAAGGCACACCCGAGGCACCTCAATGTGGTTTCTCCCGAGCCGTCTGTCAGATCCTCGATGTTCAG GGCGTTCCAAGAGAGCAGATCAAGTCGTACAATTGTCTTGAGGACCAAGAGCTGAGAGAGGGGATCAAGGAGTACAG TGAATGGCCTACTATCCCCCAGGTATACATCAAGGGCGAATTCGTCGGTGGTTGTGATATCCTCTTATCAA TGCACCAAAGTGGAGAACTCGAGAACTTGTTGATAAAGGAGGGTTTGGCGCCTGAACTTCCTCCAGACGAGCCTGCAGCCGAGACCAAGGCTTAG
- a CDS encoding NAD(P)H:quinone oxidoreductase, type IV, with product MLPSGAGAVSVKPVIAVAFYSTYGHIAALAEEVIKGVESTGAIVKPYFIQETLPEEVLTKMYAGSSLNPKYPILTPDALKEADGLILGAPTRYGRLPAQVSAFFDATGGLWATGALTGKFVTMFTSAAGQHSGHESTAWTSLPMFFHHGMAYVPIVHPITGAIKEIQGGSPYGASTVAGSDGSRQPLPQDLELAQYQGKYFADFVTTFVKGKHAQTAKLETSTAALALGEPFVAGQAAEKETSTTAQPATDGHAAAKDSAPASAVKPTENTTATAAAAQSAATTQPSSTTATSTPAEKPTPAAPAAAPKKKKGGLFASCCGGNGIDD from the exons ATGCTCCCTTCCGGGGCTGGGGCGGT GTCTGTCAAACCCGTCATCGCCGTCGCTTTCTACTCGACCTATGGTCACATCGCCGCCCTCGCCGAGGAAGTCATCAAGGGTGTCGAGTCTACCGGCGCTATCGTCAAGCCTTACTTCAT TCAGGAAACCCTTCCTGAAGAAGtcttgacgaagatgtACGCCGGCTCATCGCTCAACCCCAAATACCCTATTCTCACTCCTGACGCCCTCAAGGAGGCTGACGGTCTGATCCTGGGTGCCCCCACTCG ATATGGTCGACTCCCCGCTCAAGTGTCCGCTTTCTTCGATGCTACTGGTGGACTTTGGGCGACCGGTGCCTTGACCGGCAAGTTCGTGACCATGTTCACCTCTGCCGCTGGGCAACACAGTGGTCACGAG AGCACTGCTTGGACAAGTTTGCCGATGTTTTTCCACC ATGGCA TGGCCTACGTTCCCATCG TGCACCCAATAACCGGTGCCATAAAGGAGATCCAGGGTGGTTCTCCCTACGGAGCTTCCACTGTCGCAGGTAGCGATGGTAGTAGAcagcctcttcctcaagaTCTGGAGTTGGCTCAGTACCAGGGCAAG TACTTTGCCGACTTTGTCACTACCTTCGTAAAGGGCAAGCACGC TCAGACAGCCAAGCTTGAGACTTCTACTgctgctctcgctctcggCGAGCCTTTCGTCGCTGGTCAAGCcgcggagaaggagacaTCGACTACCGCCCAGCCTGCGACCGATGGTCACGCAGCAGCCAAGGACTCTGCTCCCGCATCCGCTGTCAAGCCTACCGAGAACACCACTGCTACTGCGGCTGCTGCTCAGAGCGCTGCTACCACTCAACCGTCTTCAACTACCGCCACTAGCACTCCCGCTGAGAAGCCCACTCCTGCTGCTCCCGCAGCTGCccccaagaagaagaagggcggGTTGTTTGCCTCTTGTTGCGGTGGAAATGGTATTGATGATTAG